The genomic DNA GCGCGCGAAAACGTGATGTTCCGCAACGGGATTGCGACCTACAAACTGCCCGACACGGTTCCAGTGCTGGAAGGTCAGGTCCGGGTCTTCTAGGGCAGCTTGATCGCTGACACGTACATCTCGACGATCGGCCGGTAGAGGTCGACATCGTCGAGTTCGCTGCCGAGGACCACGGCGTCACTGGTGGCGATGAGCACCTGAGCGAAGGTGGACGCGGGAATCAGCAGCGTCGCGCCCCAGCGTTCCATCCCGGTCGCGATGAACTTGCCAAGCGCCTCGACGACTTCGGCGCGCTTGGCCGCCACCCGATCCCGCGCCTCTGGATTGCGACGCAGGTAGAGCGTGAATTCGTGGCCCAGCGCGGCGTGGTCGGCGCCTCGGTCACGGCTCAGCTCGCGCCAGCGTTTGGCGATCTCGTCGAGCTCGGCCGGCCCGACCCGGGACGCACCGGACATCACCTCGGCGAAGTTGTCGAAATACCGCCGCCAGTACCTGTCGC from Mycobacterium sp. DL440 includes the following:
- a CDS encoding TetR/AcrR family transcriptional regulator; the encoded protein is MAERWTRERRLEHTRSVLLDAAEEVFAEKGFAPATLDDIARAAGYTKGAIYKHFATKDDLFLAVSDRYWRRYFDNFAEVMSGASRVGPAELDEIAKRWRELSRDRGADHAALGHEFTLYLRRNPEARDRVAAKRAEVVEALGKFIATGMERWGATLLIPASTFAQVLIATSDAVVLGSELDDVDLYRPIVEMYVSAIKLP